A genomic stretch from Spongiibacter nanhainus includes:
- a CDS encoding acetate/propionate family kinase, which produces MTHSHSAEPALLVLNPGSSSIKWSVHEQTELACYRGSGPLFSGQFKEDAEQGATVALAEAMAHCDVCSVVIRFVHGGAFYSEPLLVDNNNLKTLKGLVPLAPLHNKVAIDLIEQLQWAHSNPSFFSPPIVVVFDTEFFNDLPKVAQDYGLPASLVEKYRLRRYGFHGFAHHAMVDQWQILNPGKRDYTLVTAQLGSGCSMAAIKDGKPVDTTMGFTPNEGLLMRTRCGDLDPGLVTWLQRQENWSPEDTDAVLNKQSGWFGVSGGHDNMADLFASEDAKSQRAFELFRHRFQKTLGSYYAILGGLDGVVLSGGIAENSAEICHKLLSGLDHLGIELRPPGGRAELPRQLTEDTSAVKCWASFADEAAAMLSAVDRRFYINDNHELIRRDR; this is translated from the coding sequence ATGACGCATTCACATTCTGCAGAACCTGCATTGCTGGTTCTCAATCCGGGAAGTTCTTCTATTAAGTGGAGTGTGCACGAACAGACTGAATTAGCCTGTTATCGTGGTTCGGGGCCGCTTTTTAGCGGCCAATTTAAAGAGGATGCAGAGCAGGGGGCGACGGTCGCTCTTGCAGAGGCCATGGCCCACTGCGATGTATGTTCAGTGGTGATTCGCTTTGTCCACGGCGGAGCCTTTTACAGCGAGCCCCTACTCGTTGATAACAACAACCTTAAAACGTTGAAGGGGCTAGTGCCCCTGGCACCACTACACAACAAGGTCGCTATCGACCTCATTGAGCAACTTCAGTGGGCCCACTCCAACCCATCTTTTTTCAGTCCACCCATTGTTGTCGTCTTCGATACCGAATTTTTCAATGATCTGCCGAAGGTGGCTCAGGACTATGGATTGCCGGCGTCACTGGTAGAAAAATACCGGCTGCGTCGCTACGGTTTTCATGGCTTTGCCCACCATGCAATGGTGGATCAGTGGCAAATCTTAAACCCCGGTAAACGGGACTACACCTTGGTAACAGCACAGTTAGGTAGCGGTTGTTCAATGGCGGCAATCAAAGACGGCAAACCGGTCGACACCACCATGGGCTTTACGCCTAACGAAGGCTTGCTGATGCGCACTCGCTGTGGAGATCTTGATCCGGGGCTGGTGACCTGGCTCCAGCGCCAGGAAAACTGGTCCCCCGAGGATACTGACGCGGTGCTGAACAAGCAGTCCGGCTGGTTTGGGGTATCGGGCGGTCACGACAATATGGCGGATTTGTTCGCCAGTGAGGACGCCAAGAGCCAACGCGCTTTTGAGCTGTTCCGCCATCGCTTTCAGAAAACCCTGGGCAGTTACTACGCGATTCTGGGTGGGCTTGACGGCGTGGTGCTGAGTGGCGGGATTGCCGAAAACAGCGCTGAGATTTGCCATAAACTGTTATCAGGGCTCGACCATCTGGGAATAGAGCTGCGCCCTCCAGGTGGGCGCGCTGAGTTGCCGCGACAACTCACCGAGGACACCTCAGCGGTAAAGTGTTGGGCTAGCTTTGCCGACGAAGCCGCCGCTATGCTCAGCGCTGTCGACAGGCGATTTTACATTAACGATAACCATGAACTTATCCGTCGAGATCGCTAA
- a CDS encoding xylulose 5-phosphate 3-epimerase yields the protein MYFVDPQDNRRIEQRARQYRDTYPAFAHWSAGYGVVTHSDQTQVRVFDLCQQLICEGRFQRIDEVLEVLSAADRVTSAAMWLVVHMTYSTTVDLSGRELETDDFKTNPQGHTGGSLNMVPAYVGYMVANRLAGITRSWLMGQGHCVAAIEAVNVLLQNLHAEQVARYPLSDEGLSQLARDFYSYAIDDKGRPGVPLGSHVNPHTAGGLIEGGYLGFAELQYVHMPLPGERLVAFLSDGAFEEQRGSDWASRWWRAEDCGLVTPVMIANGRRIDQRSTMYQQGGLSWFYEHLEQNGFHPIAIDGRDPAAFVWGVFEAESRLQACCDAHSADHTRYPVKLPYLIAETEKGYGFYGAGTNAAHGTPLPGNPRSDEQSRQLFNEHASKLHVNRQTLDDCLSHLLQHDADQRLQEKDHPLSRRDVSLQHPGTAEEYHLGDAASPMSAVDARFCQWHQANPDIRVRVGNPDELRSNRMNQTLDLLKHRVLSPEAGVAESLHGSVITALNEEAVVSAALGNKGGLNLVVSYEAFAMKMVGALRQTIIFARHQKELSRAPKWLSVPVIATSHLWENGKNEQSHQDSAFGEVLMGEMSDMARVQYPADATSAAACIDACYQSQGQIWAMTIPKQELETTFSPEEAKQLVEQGALVVEEGDAAEVELVAVGGYQLQVCKAVKEALTGRGVQCRISYLLEPGRFRLPRDDYEQDFVVEPGRQYQLFKKDIRLRVFVSHLRPEVLMGVCRPLDLGPERCLAFGYRNRGGTFDTEGLLRANACDPQTITKQIQQQLKNLSQLPGS from the coding sequence ATGTATTTTGTAGATCCGCAAGATAACCGTCGTATTGAGCAGCGCGCTCGTCAGTATCGTGATACCTATCCAGCCTTTGCCCATTGGTCAGCAGGCTACGGGGTGGTGACTCACAGCGACCAGACTCAGGTCCGGGTATTTGACCTTTGTCAGCAATTAATTTGCGAGGGCCGGTTTCAGCGAATTGACGAAGTGCTGGAGGTGCTATCCGCCGCTGACCGTGTTACCAGTGCCGCAATGTGGCTGGTAGTGCATATGACCTATAGCACCACGGTAGATCTTTCCGGCAGGGAACTGGAAACCGACGATTTCAAAACTAACCCCCAGGGCCACACCGGTGGCTCCCTCAATATGGTGCCGGCCTATGTTGGCTATATGGTGGCTAACCGACTGGCGGGCATTACCCGAAGTTGGCTGATGGGGCAGGGGCACTGTGTGGCTGCCATTGAAGCCGTCAACGTACTGCTGCAAAACCTCCATGCTGAACAAGTGGCTCGTTATCCTCTAAGTGACGAGGGTTTATCTCAGCTGGCCAGGGACTTCTACAGCTATGCCATTGATGATAAGGGTCGGCCTGGCGTGCCACTGGGCAGTCACGTTAACCCCCACACGGCCGGCGGCCTAATTGAGGGTGGTTATCTGGGCTTTGCCGAGCTGCAATACGTGCACATGCCTTTGCCCGGCGAACGGTTGGTGGCTTTTTTAAGTGACGGCGCCTTCGAAGAACAGCGCGGCAGCGACTGGGCCAGTCGCTGGTGGCGGGCAGAGGACTGCGGTTTAGTGACTCCAGTTATGATCGCCAATGGCCGGCGTATTGATCAGCGTTCTACGATGTATCAACAGGGTGGTCTGTCATGGTTTTACGAGCACCTGGAGCAAAATGGCTTCCATCCCATCGCCATCGACGGCCGCGACCCCGCCGCGTTTGTATGGGGGGTGTTTGAGGCGGAGTCGAGGTTACAGGCCTGTTGCGATGCCCACAGTGCCGACCACACCCGTTATCCAGTGAAGTTACCGTACCTGATTGCGGAAACCGAGAAGGGCTATGGTTTCTATGGCGCCGGGACCAACGCGGCTCACGGCACACCGCTGCCGGGCAATCCCCGAAGCGATGAACAGTCCCGGCAATTATTCAATGAACACGCCTCCAAGCTGCATGTTAACCGGCAAACCCTGGATGACTGTCTCAGTCATCTATTGCAGCACGATGCAGATCAACGACTGCAGGAGAAAGACCATCCTCTCAGCCGTCGGGACGTCTCATTGCAGCATCCGGGAACCGCTGAGGAATACCACCTGGGCGATGCCGCGTCACCCATGTCTGCCGTGGATGCGCGCTTTTGTCAGTGGCATCAAGCCAATCCCGATATCCGGGTACGGGTTGGCAATCCCGATGAGTTACGCAGTAATCGCATGAACCAAACCCTGGATTTGCTCAAGCACCGGGTGCTCAGCCCCGAAGCCGGTGTGGCGGAATCCCTCCACGGCTCGGTAATCACTGCCCTCAACGAGGAGGCCGTGGTCAGTGCTGCACTGGGCAATAAAGGGGGGCTGAATCTGGTTGTCAGTTATGAAGCCTTTGCGATGAAAATGGTGGGTGCCTTACGGCAGACCATTATCTTTGCCCGCCATCAAAAAGAACTTAGCCGCGCACCCAAGTGGCTTTCGGTGCCGGTGATCGCAACTTCCCACCTGTGGGAGAACGGTAAAAACGAACAATCCCACCAGGATTCAGCCTTTGGCGAGGTGTTGATGGGGGAGATGAGCGACATGGCGCGGGTTCAATACCCCGCCGACGCCACCAGTGCTGCCGCCTGTATCGATGCCTGCTATCAAAGCCAAGGCCAAATCTGGGCGATGACGATCCCCAAGCAGGAATTGGAAACGACTTTTAGCCCCGAAGAAGCAAAACAGCTGGTGGAGCAGGGCGCATTAGTGGTGGAAGAGGGGGACGCCGCCGAGGTCGAGCTGGTGGCGGTTGGAGGTTACCAATTACAGGTATGTAAAGCGGTTAAGGAGGCTTTGACTGGCAGGGGAGTCCAGTGCCGTATTAGCTATTTGCTGGAGCCTGGCCGATTTAGGTTGCCAAGGGACGACTATGAACAGGACTTTGTTGTCGAGCCCGGCCGGCAATATCAGCTGTTTAAAAAGGATATCCGTTTGCGGGTATTTGTGTCCCACTTGCGGCCAGAAGTACTGATGGGCGTGTGCAGGCCGCTGGATCTGGGCCCCGAACGCTGCTTGGCATTTGGCTATCGCAACCGAGGTGGCACCTTTGACACTGAGGGTTTGCTAAGGGCCAACGCTTGTGACCCACAAACGATAACCAAGCAAATTCAGCAGCAACTCAAAAACCTTAGCCAGTTACCTGGCAGCTAG
- a CDS encoding efflux RND transporter permease subunit — translation MIEALIRWSVHNRFFVVLVTLILVGVGGWSLKNTPVDAIPDLSDVQVIIKTNYPGQAPQVVEDQITYPLTTAMLSVPGAVTVRGYSFFGDSYVYVIFDEDTDTYWARSRVLEYLSQVAPTLPTNARPQLGPDATGVGWIYLYALVDRSGKHDISQLRSLQDWFLKYELQTVPGVSEVSALGGMVKQYQVKVNPDKLRAFNIPLSHIQMAIQRGNQEVGASVVEMAEAEYMVRASGYIQSIDDLETIPLGLDVNGTPLLLKDVADIGLGPQMRRGIAELNGQGEVVGGIVVMRSGENAQQTINGVKAKLESLKDGLPEGVEVVTVYDRSSLIERAVDNLWHKLLEEFIVVALVCVAFLFHVRSSLVAIVSLPVGILTAFIVMHLQGLNANIMSLGGIAIAIGAMIDGAIVMIENMHKHMERTPLTRENRWQVVADSASEVGPALFFSLSIITVSFVPVFTLEAQEGRMFSPLAFTKTYAMAASAALAVTLVPVLMGYFIRGRVLPEDRNPLNRLLTRSYMPALNTVLNYPKATLVVALMITALGFWPTTQIGSEFIPPLDEGDLMYMPTTYPGLSIGKARELLQQTDKLIATVPEVETVFGKIGRAETATDPAPLTMIETFIQLKPRDQWRQDLTTEALKKELDALVKFPGLTNAWVMPIKTRIDMLATGIKTPVGIKVAGPDLSQIEAIGKRLEQVLKDVPGTASVYSERVAGGRYIKVDIKRDKAARYGLNIADVQQVVATAIGGMNVTQTVEGLERYPVNLRYPQDYRDSPEQLALLPIVTDSGQRIALGDVAEVYVEDGPPAIKSENARLNGWTFVDIDGVDVGSYVNKAMTVVSEQVDLPPGYSLNWSGQYEYMLRAKEKLSYVVPLTLAIIVVLLYLNFRSFAEVAMIMGTLPLAMVGAIWLMYALGYNFSVAVGVGFIALAGVAVEIGVIMLVYLNQSYQRMLALARQRGKQPDHQDLRSAVLEGAGLRVRPVMMTAASIIIGLLPIMLGTGTGSEVMGRIAAPMVGGMLSAVLLTLLVLPALYYLWKARKSSLNGYPSGRPDDPE, via the coding sequence ATGATTGAAGCTTTGATCCGCTGGTCGGTCCACAACCGGTTTTTTGTGGTGCTGGTGACGCTGATTCTGGTTGGTGTTGGCGGCTGGTCCCTGAAAAACACCCCGGTGGACGCCATACCCGACTTGTCCGATGTGCAGGTCATCATCAAGACCAACTACCCCGGCCAGGCACCCCAGGTGGTTGAGGACCAGATTACTTACCCCTTAACCACCGCCATGTTGTCGGTACCCGGGGCGGTAACCGTGCGGGGCTATTCCTTTTTTGGTGACTCCTACGTCTATGTGATTTTCGACGAGGATACCGACACCTATTGGGCTCGCTCCCGTGTATTGGAGTATCTGTCTCAGGTAGCGCCTACCTTACCGACGAACGCCCGGCCGCAACTTGGACCAGACGCCACGGGGGTGGGCTGGATCTATCTCTATGCCCTGGTGGATCGCAGTGGCAAGCACGATATCAGCCAGCTACGGAGTCTTCAGGACTGGTTCTTAAAATACGAATTGCAGACGGTACCCGGCGTTTCTGAAGTGTCGGCACTGGGCGGCATGGTGAAGCAATACCAGGTCAAGGTGAATCCCGACAAGCTTCGCGCCTTTAACATTCCCCTGTCCCATATTCAGATGGCTATCCAGCGTGGCAACCAAGAGGTCGGGGCCTCGGTGGTGGAAATGGCCGAAGCCGAGTACATGGTTCGCGCCAGCGGTTATATCCAGAGCATCGACGATCTGGAAACGATCCCTCTGGGCCTGGACGTGAACGGCACGCCGCTGTTGCTAAAAGATGTGGCCGATATTGGGCTTGGCCCGCAAATGCGGCGGGGCATTGCTGAACTGAATGGCCAGGGCGAAGTCGTGGGTGGCATTGTGGTCATGCGATCCGGAGAAAACGCCCAGCAAACCATCAACGGTGTAAAGGCGAAACTTGAATCTTTGAAAGACGGCCTGCCTGAAGGGGTCGAGGTGGTGACGGTTTACGACCGCTCCAGCCTGATCGAGCGTGCCGTGGACAATCTGTGGCACAAATTGCTGGAGGAATTCATCGTGGTTGCTCTGGTGTGTGTGGCGTTTCTATTTCATGTTCGCTCCAGTTTGGTGGCCATCGTCAGCCTGCCAGTGGGGATTCTCACCGCCTTTATTGTGATGCATCTACAGGGCCTGAACGCCAATATCATGTCCCTCGGGGGAATTGCCATTGCCATTGGCGCGATGATCGACGGCGCCATAGTGATGATCGAGAACATGCATAAGCACATGGAGCGTACACCGCTGACTCGCGAGAATCGCTGGCAAGTGGTGGCGGACTCCGCTTCGGAAGTGGGGCCAGCTTTATTCTTCAGCTTGTCCATCATTACCGTTAGCTTTGTGCCGGTTTTTACTCTGGAGGCCCAGGAAGGGAGGATGTTTTCACCCCTGGCCTTTACCAAAACCTATGCCATGGCAGCCAGTGCGGCCTTAGCGGTGACGCTGGTGCCCGTGCTGATGGGCTATTTTATCCGCGGCCGAGTCCTGCCGGAGGACAGGAATCCCCTCAATCGCCTTCTGACCAGGTCCTATATGCCGGCCTTAAACACCGTGCTGAACTATCCGAAAGCGACGCTGGTCGTGGCGCTGATGATCACCGCTCTGGGCTTTTGGCCCACAACCCAGATTGGCAGCGAGTTTATTCCTCCTTTGGATGAAGGGGATTTAATGTATATGCCCACCACCTATCCTGGCTTGTCTATCGGTAAGGCCCGGGAGTTGTTACAACAAACCGACAAATTGATTGCCACTGTACCGGAGGTGGAAACAGTATTTGGCAAAATCGGCCGGGCCGAAACGGCTACCGACCCGGCACCCTTGACCATGATCGAAACCTTTATTCAGCTAAAGCCCAGAGATCAATGGCGACAGGACTTGACCACTGAAGCCCTTAAAAAGGAGCTGGATGCCCTGGTCAAATTTCCCGGTCTGACTAACGCCTGGGTCATGCCGATCAAAACTCGCATTGACATGTTGGCTACCGGTATCAAAACCCCGGTGGGCATCAAGGTTGCCGGCCCCGACCTTAGCCAGATAGAAGCCATTGGCAAGCGCCTGGAGCAAGTGTTGAAAGACGTGCCAGGCACGGCGTCTGTGTACTCCGAGCGAGTAGCGGGTGGCCGTTACATTAAGGTGGACATCAAGCGGGACAAAGCCGCCCGTTATGGGCTGAATATTGCCGATGTCCAACAGGTAGTGGCCACTGCCATTGGTGGGATGAACGTGACCCAGACGGTCGAGGGGCTGGAGCGCTACCCGGTGAATTTGCGCTATCCCCAGGACTACCGCGACTCGCCAGAGCAATTGGCCTTGTTGCCCATCGTTACCGACAGCGGCCAGCGCATTGCATTGGGCGATGTGGCCGAGGTCTATGTCGAGGATGGCCCACCTGCAATAAAAAGCGAAAACGCTCGTCTCAATGGCTGGACCTTTGTGGATATCGATGGCGTTGACGTGGGCAGCTACGTCAATAAGGCAATGACGGTGGTGAGTGAGCAGGTCGATCTGCCGCCGGGTTACTCTCTGAATTGGTCGGGCCAGTACGAGTACATGCTGCGTGCCAAGGAAAAACTCAGCTACGTGGTGCCGCTGACCCTGGCCATAATTGTGGTGTTGCTCTACCTCAACTTCCGCAGTTTTGCCGAAGTGGCGATGATTATGGGAACCCTGCCGCTGGCGATGGTGGGGGCCATCTGGTTGATGTACGCGCTGGGTTACAATTTTTCGGTGGCCGTGGGGGTCGGCTTTATTGCGCTGGCCGGTGTTGCCGTGGAAATTGGTGTGATCATGTTGGTCTACCTCAATCAGTCATACCAGCGGATGCTGGCGCTAGCCCGACAGCGGGGCAAACAGCCCGATCATCAGGATCTGCGCTCGGCTGTACTGGAAGGGGCTGGCCTGAGGGTGAGGCCAGTGATGATGACTGCCGCCTCCATCATTATCGGTCTGTTGCCGATCATGTTAGGCACTGGCACTGGCTCAGAGGTGATGGGCCGCATTGCCGCGCCGATGGTTGGGGGAATGTTAAGCGCGGTGCTTCTGACCTTGTTGGTGCTGCCTGCCCTTTACTATTTGTGGAAAGCTCGCAAATCCAGTCTGAATGGTTACCCCTCGGGGCGGCCCGATGATCCGGAATGA
- a CDS encoding tRNA-uridine aminocarboxypropyltransferase has translation MLVYPSTILPLMPSRPTCSHCQRPLSVCLCETIVQRDSVYRVLILQHPKEARHALSSAPLLRRSIGNSCLLVGEVFDPPEIVGANWRDTSVLLYPGESAMTASAVESKGISQLIVLDGTWRKTAKILHLNPWLGELPRLALQPNSPSRYRIRKAPRPDSLSTIEATAEALNLLHGNTEFTAILGAFERMIDQQIEAMGETTFKRNYADRQ, from the coding sequence ATGCTGGTCTATCCCTCGACTATACTTCCGCTTATGCCGTCTCGCCCTACTTGTAGTCACTGCCAACGCCCGCTTTCGGTTTGCCTCTGCGAGACCATTGTTCAGCGCGACAGTGTCTATCGCGTGCTGATTCTTCAACACCCCAAGGAAGCCAGGCATGCCCTCTCCTCTGCGCCGCTGCTTCGGCGCTCTATCGGTAATAGCTGTTTACTGGTTGGTGAAGTGTTTGACCCACCTGAGATAGTTGGGGCCAATTGGCGGGACACTAGCGTGTTGCTCTACCCAGGCGAATCGGCAATGACAGCGAGTGCCGTGGAGTCTAAGGGCATATCTCAACTTATTGTGCTGGACGGTACCTGGCGCAAAACTGCTAAAATTTTGCATTTAAATCCTTGGTTGGGTGAGCTGCCTCGGCTGGCTTTGCAGCCCAATTCTCCCAGCCGCTACCGGATACGCAAAGCACCCCGCCCCGACAGTCTGTCGACCATCGAGGCCACGGCAGAGGCCTTGAATTTGCTCCACGGCAACACCGAGTTCACTGCCATCCTCGGAGCTTTTGAGCGCATGATTGATCAACAGATCGAAGCAATGGGCGAAACGACCTTTAAACGCAACTATGCCGATCGGCAGTAG
- a CDS encoding crotonase/enoyl-CoA hydratase family protein, whose product MTYQLNNKVAIAAFDDGKVNAVNEAFIDQLNQYLDDAERDAGALIITGRPGMFSAGFDLKALQGDEQAAARLVQRGMAMLVRLYEYPLPLIAACSGHAIGLGAFILLASDNRIGSAGSYQITLPETALSMPFTPVLLTLINDRVSSSHQTRTALQSSPLSPESAVTAGFLDLVAAPDELLTTAQTMAEKLAELPQAAYAANKRDLRAQSLAAMRTSL is encoded by the coding sequence ATGACTTACCAATTAAACAATAAGGTCGCCATTGCAGCCTTCGACGATGGCAAAGTTAACGCTGTGAATGAGGCGTTTATCGACCAGCTCAATCAGTATCTCGACGATGCCGAGCGGGACGCCGGTGCCTTGATCATCACTGGGCGGCCGGGAATGTTTTCTGCCGGCTTTGACCTCAAAGCTCTCCAGGGTGACGAACAGGCCGCCGCCCGGCTTGTACAGCGAGGCATGGCCATGTTGGTGCGCCTCTATGAGTACCCGCTGCCATTGATCGCGGCCTGTAGCGGGCACGCTATTGGCCTGGGTGCTTTCATTTTGTTGGCTTCAGACAACCGTATTGGTAGCGCCGGGAGTTACCAGATCACCCTGCCAGAGACAGCACTGAGTATGCCCTTCACCCCAGTATTGCTCACCTTGATCAACGACCGAGTGAGCAGTAGCCATCAAACCCGCACCGCGCTTCAGTCCAGCCCCCTCTCCCCGGAATCTGCCGTCACGGCGGGGTTTCTCGACCTGGTCGCGGCCCCCGATGAGCTTTTAACCACAGCGCAGACTATGGCGGAGAAGCTTGCCGAGCTACCTCAGGCAGCTTACGCCGCCAACAAGCGGGATCTCCGGGCGCAATCCCTGGCGGCAATGCGGACATCCCTCTGA
- a CDS encoding RHS repeat domain-containing protein: protein MHTDHLGTPKVMTDAAGQPVWQASSTPYGEMKTASLTQSENPLRFPGQYVDAETGSAYNYFRDYAQRHHKRHRWSL from the coding sequence ATGCACACCGACCACCTGGGTACACCCAAGGTGATGACCGATGCGGCGGGCCAACCTGTGTGGCAGGCCAGTTCTACACCCTATGGTGAGATGAAGACGGCTTCTCTGACACAATCCGAGAACCCGCTGCGGTTCCCGGGGCAGTATGTGGATGCTGAAACGGGCTCTGCGTATAACTACTTTAGGGACTATGCCCAGAGGCACCACAAGCGGCATCGGTGGTCGCTTTAG
- a CDS encoding O-acetylhomoserine aminocarboxypropyltransferase/cysteine synthase family protein, whose protein sequence is MKIETLAVRGGFHVDPTTNAVVTPIYQTTSYAFDDTQHGADLFDLKVPGNIYTRIMNPTNAVLEERVAAMEGGVGALALASGMAAIEYSLETICQVGDNIVTTGKLYGGTYNFFAHSLPRRGIEARFVDHDDYEGIANAIDENTKAVFCESVGNPAGNIVDIAKLAEIAHQAGVPLMVDNTVATPYLWRPIEHGADIVIHSLTKYMGGHGNSVAGIIVDSGQFPWAEHKKRFAMLNEPDPSYHGVVYTEALGEAAFIGRARVAPLRNTGAALSPMNTFLILQGIETLPLRMDRHCDNAQKVAEFLRDHPQVNWVNYAGLPESPYHQLAQRYMNGRASGILSFGIKGGQQAGARFIDALELVLRLVNIGDARSLACHPASTTHRQLDEKELANAGVSQDMVRLSIGIEHVDDILADISQALDAAK, encoded by the coding sequence ATGAAAATAGAAACCTTGGCTGTGCGTGGTGGTTTTCACGTTGATCCCACCACCAATGCGGTTGTCACTCCAATTTACCAAACCACATCCTATGCCTTTGATGATACCCAGCACGGCGCGGACCTGTTCGATCTCAAAGTACCAGGCAATATTTATACCCGGATCATGAATCCCACCAACGCCGTATTGGAAGAACGCGTTGCCGCGATGGAAGGCGGTGTGGGAGCTCTGGCCCTGGCGTCTGGTATGGCCGCCATCGAATACTCCCTGGAGACTATCTGCCAAGTCGGCGACAACATCGTCACTACCGGTAAACTCTATGGCGGCACCTACAATTTCTTCGCCCACAGCCTGCCCCGACGTGGTATAGAAGCCCGTTTCGTCGATCACGACGATTACGAGGGCATCGCCAACGCCATTGACGAAAACACTAAAGCGGTATTTTGTGAGTCGGTGGGGAACCCGGCGGGGAACATTGTCGACATTGCCAAACTGGCCGAAATCGCCCACCAGGCCGGGGTGCCGCTGATGGTGGACAACACCGTTGCTACCCCCTACCTGTGGCGGCCCATCGAGCACGGCGCCGATATCGTGATTCACTCCCTCACCAAGTACATGGGCGGCCACGGCAATTCTGTAGCCGGCATTATTGTGGATTCTGGTCAATTCCCCTGGGCTGAGCACAAAAAGCGTTTCGCCATGCTCAACGAGCCGGACCCTTCCTATCACGGCGTGGTTTATACCGAGGCGCTGGGGGAGGCGGCATTCATTGGACGAGCCCGGGTCGCGCCACTGCGCAATACCGGTGCCGCCCTCAGTCCCATGAATACCTTTTTAATACTGCAGGGCATTGAGACGCTGCCACTGCGTATGGATCGCCACTGCGACAACGCGCAAAAAGTCGCCGAGTTCCTGCGAGATCACCCCCAGGTGAACTGGGTCAATTACGCTGGCCTGCCGGAAAGCCCCTATCACCAGCTCGCCCAGCGTTATATGAATGGACGCGCCTCGGGTATTCTTAGCTTTGGTATAAAGGGCGGACAGCAAGCCGGCGCGCGATTTATCGACGCCCTGGAGCTGGTGTTACGACTGGTCAATATCGGCGACGCCCGCTCTCTGGCCTGTCATCCAGCGTCCACGACTCACCGGCAACTGGACGAGAAGGAACTGGCCAATGCCGGAGTCAGTCAGGACATGGTGCGTCTGTCTATCGGTATAGAGCATGTCGACGACATATTGGCCGATATCAGCCAGGCCCTGGACGCCGCCAAGTAG